TATGGAATAGGACATTCAAAAAATCGGGGGATAACAGTGATCGAAAGAACGATCCGTAACCGTAACGGCCACCTGCTGCTCACCAGTCACTTATTCCCGTGTTTAGTCGATAAATCCTTCCATTACTGCCGTTGGCATCATATTCGACTGCCATGCGCCTTTGCCGTACCCGCCGTTATAACCTGGTGTAGCCTGAGGCTCCCAGTAGAATACACCTTTACCTTTGCCATTAGGCAGGTTGCGGATTTGGTTTTTCATCGACGCAACGAAGCTTTTGCCTGCCGCTGCCTGATTATTATCCATGCCTATTTCAGAAACGATAATTTCCTTACCATACCGGTTGATCAGATCCTTGGCGTTGTTCACAGCATTGGTGACAGCGGTGTTCCAGCCGGAAGCGGAAGGATAGAGGGACATGGCAATCATGTCAAAGTTGGCACCGTTATTGATCAGTCCACCGATATTCCATACAAAGAGGGCATTATCATCTCCGCCCGCCAAGTGAACGATTGTTTTGGTGTTGGTGCTGATGGACTTCACGGCATTGTGGCCCGTGTTCACCAGCCATGCATAATTTTTCATGTTGGTGGATGCTTTTCCGTCTTCCCATAACATACCGTTGCTTGTTTCGTTACCGATTTGTACCCAGTCCGGGGTTACACCTTTGCTCTGCATGGCCATCATAACTTCACGCGTGTGATTCCATACAGCGTCCATCAGCTGCTGGAACGTGTAGTTTTTCCAGGCCGCAGGTTTCGTTTGTTGACCCGGGTCAGCCCAGGAATCGCTGTAGTGCAGGGTCAGCATGACACTCATGCCTGCATTTTTGGCACGCAGGGCCAGAGCAGCTGCACGATCTTTGTTCATGTAACCGTTTCCATAATCATTCGAAGGATTAACAAAGACACGAATACGAACGGAATTGATCTGGTAATCATTTTTCAAAATATCAATAATATCACGCTGCACGCCGTTTTTGTCTTTCCATTTGTAGCCTTGCGCTTCCATCCCGGGCACCCAACTGATATCGGCTCCTTTGGCGAAGCTCGGTGCTGCACTGGCATGCTGACCTGCGGGCAGCATAATGGAGGTGAATAACAAAACAAAGACCAGAGCGATGGATGTTTTGAAACCCCTTACATTTTTGAACATTACAATATGCCTCCTCGAATATGGGTTGAGTTGCAACCTAATTATAGCGAGTATTGTTTGCTCAGCTACAGGGTTCATTTCCAATATTTTGGTTGTTTTTTCAACCTCTCCCGAAAAAAGACAAAACAAAAAGCCGTCCGAAGACGGCTTTTCTACCCGTGGCGCTTTTTGAAACCTTGATCCGTATCCCGCGCCTCCACCAGAATCAGTTTATTTTGAGCTAGTGGATCGGGTAAGGGACACGTTCAACATGTGATTAGATATGTTGACGCACCTCCTTTCCTTGTGGCAAGAGTATACAACACTCTTTTCCGGAAAGCTAGTCTTTTTTTATATTTACGCAAAATTATTTTTCGGTTTGGAACATCGTGATATCCCGGTCATAATGGCTCTTCGTACCGTTATCGTTGCGAATTCTCACGCTGTCTTCGCTGATCTGCTCTACGATGCCACGACCCACTTCACAATATACGCCAGCCGGATCTTCCTGCCATGCAGTTACTGTGCATTGGGATAGTGCAGCTGTGAAAAACTCTATATTTTTTTGTAACGTTCTAGGTTTGTTCGATTTCATTATATACTCCTTTAACAAAAACAATTTTAGAATGTGGACAGTAACCGGACATTTTACACTGTAGATCACTTTACTCTGTCTCCTGCTCTTTGTAAAGGGATGGAAAAAGTTATCGGCATGAGGTATCATTTACATAAATTTTACATAGCGTTTACACTACGCTGACGCTTGTAGCCAATCACGAATAGTACAATTATATTAGCATCTATAAAAAATTGAACTAAACATTTACACGAGAACGGAGAGGACAGAAAAAACCTGTAGAAGCAAAGCGTTCGCCTTTATCCCCGGATTTTCTCCATTGAAAAAGGAAATAAAAAAATCTGGGGATAACAGCGATCGGAAGGTTGTTCTGTCATCGGAGTGGAAAGTGTAAATACTCTTTAGTTCAATTTATCTAACCAAGAATAGATATGTAACAAATTCGGAGGCCATACATGCATAGAGATGTCAAAACAGGTAACTACGTTAACCGTGATTTAAGTTGGGTGGAATTCAATCGTCGTGTGCTCCAGGAGGCTCAAGATCCAACGACACCTCTGCTGGAACGCATGAGGTTTCTTGGTATTGTTGCCAGTAATCTGGACGAGTTCGTAAGTGTAAGGGTAGCGGAGACGAAAGAGAAGATCAAGGCTGGATTTACGCAAAAGGATTTTACGGGCTACACCCCTTCCGGGTTGTACCGCAGATTGATTAAACGAACGGGGACCATGGTCGCCGAGCAATATAAAACCTATCGGGAGCTCATTCGTCTTCTCGCCAAGAAAGGCGTGCATTTTCAGGAATATACCGATCTGAATATGACGCAACAGCGAGCAATGGACCAATATTTTCATGATATCATTTTTCCGGTATTAACACCGATGGCGATCGATTCGAGCCGGCCATTCCCACTGGTACACAATAAGTCTGTATATCTTTCCGTGATGCTGCAGAAGGAAGAAGAGCAGGAGGGCGAGCCATTTTTGGCTATTGTTCAGGTTCCCTCTAATCTGCCGCGCGTGGTTCAGGTGCCTTTAAGGGCGAATAGTAAAAAGAAAACGTTCATTTTGATCGAAGATCTCATCAAACATCATATTCATACCTTATTCAGCGGATATGTGCCGCTGGCTGTTCAGGAATTCAGGGTGACCCGCAATGCGGATCTTTCCATTAATGAAGAAGAAGCCGAGGATTTACTTGAGGCGATCGAGAAGGAGCTGCGGCGCAGACGCCGGGGAGCACCAGTACGACTGGAAATTTGCAAGGATTTTCGCCCGGATGCGTTGCTGGAGCTGCAGGAAGAGTTCGATATTCAAGACCCTGTGTACGAGATCGATGGACCGCTGGATTTGAGCTTTCTGGCCGGGTTTGTAGATAGTTTGGATGGTTTCTCTCATCTGAAATATAGTCCGGTGCAGCCTGTGTATCCTCTGGAGTTTCTTCCTCGGGAAAGTCACTTCGAACTGCTGCGTAAACGGGACGTGCTCGTGCATCATCCATACGAATCGTTCGAACCGGTAACGGACTTTATTGTGGAAGCTTCGGAAGATCCACGCGTGATGGCGATCAAAATGACGTTATATCGGGTGAATGGGGATTCCCGTCTGATCCCTGCACTGGCTCATGCAGCCGAGAGCGGCAAACAGGTAACGGTTGTTGTTGAATTAAAAGCCAGATTTGATGAAGAGCGGAATATTGCATGGGCCCGCACGCTGGAGAAGGCAGGTTGTCATGTCGTATATGGATTGGTCGGCTTAAAGACCCATGCCAAGATTATTCTCGTCGTACGCAGGGAACAGAGTGGTCTGAGAAGGTACGTGCATGTTGGAACAGGTAACTATAATGAAAGTACAGCCAAAGTGTACACCGATGTAGGACTGTTTACCTCCAATCCCATCATTGGTGAGGACGCATCGGAATTGTTTAATGAGATTACCGGATATTCAGGACCCAAAGCGTTGCAGGCATTCCGCGTCGCCCCTGACGGCATGAAGGATGAACTGTTCGCGCTCATTCGTCGGGAAAGGGAACATGCCTTCAAGGGAAGACCGTCCAGAATTATTGCCAAAATCAATTCCTTATCCCATCAGGATATCATTGATGAATTGTATCTGGCATCTCAAGCTGGAGTGCAGATCGATCTGATCGTGCGCGGTGTATGCTGCTTGCGTCCGGGGGTAGAGGGACTTAGTGAGAATATTCGGGTGATCAGCATCGTGGATCGGTTTCTGGAACACTCCAGACTGTTTTATTTTGAAAATAGCGGGAACCCGGATGTGTATCTGTCCAGCGCAGACTGGATGACCCGGAATTTGAAGCGAAGAATAGAACTGATGTGTCCCGTGTTTGATCCGGAGCTGAAAAAGATGCTTGTCGACATATTGAATCTGTCGCTCATGGATAATGTGAAGGCCAGAGAGCTCATGCCTGGCGGCAATTATGTTTTTGTACAAAATGAAAAGCCCCCGCTGAGAAGTCAGACGGAGGCGATGGGCATTATCCCTTGGAAGCCTGCTGAATGGAGTGCGTTAACGTAACTCCCCAAGCTTCCTGTAAATCCTTGACGGCATCGTCAAGGCCACTGAGTTCCAGTAACGGCTCGGCTGTACAGATGAATTGCATCTGCAGCGAGTCGTTTTCTTTTGTTGCCTTTATAGCGGTAATACTTTCAGAACGATTAATCGCTTCAGTCACGCGCAGCAGAGAGCCTAAGCGATGGGCATGCCGTTCGTCCGAATCCTTGAGAATGTCCCTGTGCTTATGCAGCAGCTGGGGCGTTCTTTTTTTGGGATGATAATCGGCTGCAATGGCACTCAGGATGGTCTCCCGGTGAGATAGTCCGTAGATGCTTGCATTCATGATCCAATAGGCCGAGTGCTGGGGATACCGGAAGTAGTTAATCTGTTTTCCAGCCATGTGCAGCATGGAGACCGTGTACAGAATCCGGGCATCTGCTGGATCGGGAGCACTACCTTGCAGGGCAGTATACAGGGTGAGCGCATCATGGTGAATCCGATTCAGGCGTTTCTCCGGAATGGGTGGGCCAAAATGAATGAAGTTGCGAATGCTGTCCCGCAGCGCATCTGGCACGACCGGCTTACCTTCAGCCAGGAGATCCCTTAGCAAACCATCCCGTAATCCCGCTCCGCTCACGACATAACGATCCCCCTGGATGATTCGGAAGACCGTCCGCAATATGAGTACACCTGGAACAATAATGTCGGCACGATCCTTAGCCAGTCCGGGTACTTTCTTGCGCTGTGCCGAGGTTAGATGTGGCAAAGAACGAGCAATATTTTCCATCTCTTCTGCACCGATTTCATAATGATGCGTAACCGGTAATGAGTATTGCGTTCTCTTCTGCTCAATTTTGGCCAGTGTACGCATGGTGCCCCCAAGTCCAATAAGAGGTAGTCCGGGATGTTGTCTGATCCAATCCAGACCGCTCAATGCCTGTATAACTTCATTACATAGCGCAGCCGCATTTGCTTCAGTCCACTGATCTTCCCCACCATAACGGGCATGTGAGTTAACCGCACCGATAGGCAGAGAGATGCTGTGCAGTCTTGTTCGATTACGGAATACAGTGATCTCGGTACTGCCGCCGCCAATATCCACGACATAACCATCCGCGAGATCAATCGATTGGGTGACACCAAGGAAACCGTAATAGGCTTCCTGATCACCGGATACACATTCGATAGTAAGTCCCGTTTCAGCTTCCAACCAACCTATAATTTCTGGAGCATTGCCTGCATTCCGAATGGCAGCCGTCGCTGCAGCGCGGATAAGCTTGGTTTGATAAGCTTCGCAAGTAGCCCTGAATTGTCGCAAAATCGTAATGGCCTTGTCCAGTGAATGTCGCAGGATGGTTCCGTCTTGTTCAACCACATTGCTTAGACGAGCGGCATATTTGTCTTCATGAATGATACGGTAGGCTCCATCCTGATCGAGTTCATAAATAACCAGACGAATGGAATTGGAGCCGATATCGATAATTCCGAGTATTTCGTTATGTGTCATAAGAATCTCCTTCTACAGAGGTTAATCTACCCGATTTTCAGCAAGGCAGCCATGGCTTCCGGTGAACCCGGAGGCGTCGAGGAGAAGGGCGTGGTCAGCATGACCACAATGATGAAGACGATAAAACAAGCAAACAGAATACAACTTACAGCAAAACCGCGATTGCTTTTCTTCATAAACAGTCGAATACCTGTAACGAATAGAAGTACCGTAATGGCTACCAGAACGATAGAAATTGCAAAATAGGCTACGCCGTACAGTGATTTAAAAAATGATTCCATGTCTTCTGAACGCTCCTTAGATCCTCATATTTAAGCCTCTCCAAACCATTCCTTAGTAGCATACGATAGATTGATGCGTTTGAAAAGCAAACCAGGCGCCTGTTCCGGCCTTGAACCAAGCTGATGGACTATATCAACGGAAAAGGGGCCCCAGCCTTGGACAGACATCCAAGAAAGCACGGCTTCTGTTGAGTATGTATAAGGAAGGACTATTGTTCACGAAAGGAGATCAACCCATGTCGAGACAGCTTGCAAGCAAATGGCTGAAGACAGCGGCGCTGTTGAAATACCCGGTAGCTGCTGTCCACATTCCACAGACGAAGGCGTTCAACTCGGGGAATCTGCTAAACATGCTTAGTCATCATGGAATGGTGTATATCAAACCTGTTGTCGGTGGTGGTGGTTACGGTGTCATTAGAGTATCAGCAAGCGGAGGAACCTATCGGTACACCCATATGAAAATAACCCGTTCTTTTACTCAGTTTAATCAGATGTACCGCTCCCTAATCCGTGTAAAAGCCAGACGGAGATACCTGATTCAGCAAGGCATTCATTTGGCGACCATTCAAGGCAGACCTGTCGATTACAGAGTCAAAGTCGTCAAGACGGAAAGAGGCTGGGTATTCCGTTCTATGGTGGGACGGCTCGCTCGTCCAGGGCTGGTCGTGACCAATCTTAGCAAAGGAGGAACGATGCTGTCCGGTAGGAGAGCGCTCGCTCTGTCCCTACCTCATATTTCAGGAAAACATAAACGTCGCGAGATGCGTTCACTGACACTCACCTGTACGAATATCATGGAACGTCAGTTCCCGGGTGTGGGGCAGCTTGGTTTCGATTATGGACTGGATTATTCAGGGAAAATATGGATTTTGGAAGTGAACACCAGACCGCAATGAAAATGGTTCAAAAATCTAAAAAAATCCAAAGAAAATCCGATACTAATATAGTAGGAAACTAGAATGAAAAACGTTTGAATTTTAACAATTAAGGGTAATTTACTCGCATCAACTCTTGAAACTATGAATTTATTCTAAAAAAAATGCTCTGATAATCGTTCTGTTCGATAGGCTGCGGTCCTGTGTATAAATACTGTCCACACTATCCACGTTGATCAATCAACATTTTTACCATTTATCAACAAACTATACACAGGATTTCCACATGACATTGTGGATAACAAGAACGCTTGTTCTCTTTATAAATCTCTGATATGATAGTTTTGAGGAAAAAAAAGGAAAGGTTGTGGCGGGAAATGGCTATGTTATCCGATGAGATGTTGTTGGATTCCTACCATAAGGCGATTGAGTTGAATCTCGAACGAGATTTCATCGCACTGCTGTTGGCAGAAATCCATAAGCGCAAACTGGGTACCGACGTATCTGCCATTCTTCACTAGAGATCCTCATTGCAGGCAATGTTACAGGTTTCCGGACATGTCCCATAGATTGACAGGCCATAGCGTGCTTGTCTGACATTGGTGACAGTACATCATATGATTGCAAACGTTTTCGGCTTCGTCTGCCATGTCAGAGGAAGTGTGAATGACGTAGGGGCTGTACGGTCCGGTGTAATCGTCCAATTTGCCGCATTCTGACAGTCCCTGAAGGCAGTGGGGACAAGCCTGCTCCGGTACAACCAGACCGTTACACAGCGGGCATATATAAGACAAGGGTATCCCTCCTGATATTGAATTCATTCAGGAGTAAGATACCCTTTTTTGTGTCTTTTATGTTCTATATCATTCCATAAGGAATTAGCGCTTCATGTTACTGCTGTGTCCCGGGGACAACTTGGCGTCTGGGTCGAAGTAAACCTTGGCATTGTTAACTGCGGTTGGTGCTTCACCAAATCCGACAGCAATCAGCTTCAGCTTGCCTGGATAAGTTGTAATATCTCCGGCAGCATAGATACCCGGAATGGAAGTTTCCATGCGGGAATCGACTACGATGGAATTGCTATCAATTTCGATGCCCCATTCTGCGATAGGTCCCAGGGAAGAGACAAAGCCGAAATTGACGATTACATCATCGACTTCAATTTCCTGTGTTTCCTTCGTTTTGACGTGAGCCAAAGTAACCTTGGTAATGCTGTCTTCACCGTGAAGTTCCGTAATTTCGGTAGGTGTAACGATGTTTACCTTGGAATTCATCAGGTTTTCGACACTGTGCTCATGCGCGCGGAATTTGTCGCGGCGATGGATCAGGGTTACTTGCTCAGCGATCGGCTCGAGCATAAGCGCCCAGTCTACAGCGGAGTCACCGCCACCGCTGATCAGTACTTTTTTGCCGGCAAAGGCGTTCAGGTCACTGATGAAGTAGTGCAGATTGTTTTTTTCGAATTTGGCCGCACCCTCAAGCTCCAGACGACGGGGTTCAAATGCACCCACACCTGCAGTGATAATTACGGCTTTGGCGTGATATTCATTCACATCAGTTTTAACGACGAAGTGACGTTCTTCTAATTTCTCAACCGATACAACCTTTTCCTCAAGACGGATGTTCGGGTTAAAATGGCTCATTTGCTCCACCAGATTATTCACCAGCTCCTGAGCAGTAACTTTTGGGAACCCGGCTACATCATAGATGAATTTTTCGGGATAGAGGGCGGCAAGTTGTCCACCAAGTTGTGGCATACTTTCAACCAGCGTAACAGATGCCTGACGCATCCCTCCGTAAAACGCGGCGAACAGACCCGCAGGGCCGCCACCAATAATAAGTAAATCGGTCATGTCATGACCGGCAGTTTGTGCAGTCAAGAATCAACAACACCTTTCTTATTTTTAATAGGTAGGTAACAGAAATAATAAAGCCGGGTACGTATGGTAACCAGCGTTTGTTGCTGAACTGTCTTTCTCATTATAAACGGTGTAAACTGGGTTGCAAAGTTGGCAGTTTGATGAATCTGGGAACAATAGATGAAGATCAGGTGAGAATAGGATGAAATTGGAAATGAAAGGTTATGAAAAATAACAAAAAAAACCTTGATCTTTGCCAGAAATACAGATATCCTTGACCTGTACTATGTGTTTTTTTGTCTAATTTAGCCTCAATTTGTAATGTGAAGACAATACCCGCGTTTTGTTGAATCTTGTGTATAATTTCACAATTTTAATCGATAACTTGCATGCAAAAAGTTCAAATAAATTCGCGAAGTTAACATTTGTCGTCATAATGGATAAGACCTCATCAATATGGGTAAGTAAGAGCCTTTTTACAACAAAACAATCGAATGGCTGATGCAATGAAACCGGAAGGGGTATAGACATGAGCAGTATTCCCAAAATCGTCATCCTCGGCGCGGGCTATGGCGGGATTCTGACAGCCCAGCGGCTGCAGAAGGAATTGAACTATAACGAGGCCGATGTCACATTGGTGAACCGGCATGATTATCATTATATCACTACACATCTACATATGCCGGCTGCCGGCACAGATACCATTGAACATGCAAGGGTTCCGATTTCGAAGCTGATTGACGAGTTCAAGATTGATCTGGTCAAATCTTCGGTGAAGGAGATCCGCCTGCAGGATCGGAAGATTATTCTGGAGGATGGCACGTTATCTTATGATTATCTGATTATTGGATTGGGTGGAGAACCGGAGACCTTCGGTATTCCAGGCATGCTCGATCATGCCATGACAATTCGCAGCATTAACTCGGTCAGAATGATTCGCGAGCATATCGAATATCAGTTTGCCATGTACAAAAACGATAATAAACGTAACCGCATTCGTTTTGTTGTGGGTGGGGCTGGTTTCAGTGGTGTCGAATTCGTGGCTGAACTTGCGGATCGCATTCCTCAGCTATGCAAGGAATTCGACGTGAATCCCAAAAATGTGCACATCTATAATGTGGAAGCAGCGCCTTCAGCTCTGCCGGGCTTTGATCCGGAACTGGTTGAGCATGCAATGAACGTGCTGAAGAAAAAAGGTGTTACTTTCAAAATCGGTGTTCCGATCAAGCAATGTCTGCCAGACGGAGTCATTGTGGGCGAAGGAGAAAAAATCGATGCAGCAACGGTCGTATGGACCGGCGGTATTCGGGGAAATGCCCTGCTTGAGCAGGCAGGCCTTGAAGTGATGCGTGGACGGGTGAAGGTTGATGAATTCCTTCGTGCCCCAGGGCATGAGCATGTCTATGTCATCGGTGACAATTCACTGGTGTTCAACAACGAAGGGCGCCCATATCCACCTACAGCTCAGATCGCGATGCAGCAAGGTGTTAACTGCGCCAAAAACGTTGTCGCTGCCATCCGTAAAAAGCAGCCACAGCCTTTTGTGTTTACAAGTAAAGGTACAGTTGCGTCACTGGGGAAAGGCGAAGCTATCGCTGTCGTAGGCGGCAAGAAATACAAGGGATGGAAGGCGGCTCAGCTGAAAAAGCTGGTGGATCTCCGGTACTTGTTTATCATCGGTGGCATTCCCTTGGTACTGAAGAAAGGGCGGTTTTTTGGATGAGACATTGCAGTGTTCAGGTCAGAGGACTACTCACACGCGAAGAACTGGATCGGTACAACGCCCTGATGCAGGTTGGCGGTTATCTGGAGGAACAGGATCAGTATGATCTGGCTTATATCGTTCAGAAGGAAGTTGATATTCTCATTTTGCCTGCTATTGAGCGGCTTAAGGAGAAGGGACGTGACCGTGACCGGGCAACAGCTGAGTTTTTGGAGTCTCTGAAAGCGGTTGATGAAGAGGATCAGGATTAAGCAATCACGTTTATTCAAAAGAACCCGAGTCATCCATTTATGATTGAACATTTCATATTCATTCGAAAAAGTAAAAGCACCACTGACCCTATCCTTAATGGAGGTGTCGCGGTGCTTTTTGTGATTTATCCAATTTACAGCTTGAGCATATCTTCCAATGTTGCTTCGTTCAGCAGACTTCCCACATAGAACGAGCCGAATTCGCCATAACGGGCACTGACTTCGTCAAAGCGCATCTCGTAAACGAGCTTCTTGAACTGAAGTGCATCATCCGCAAACAACGTAACGCCCCATTCCCAGTCATCGAAACCAACGGAACCGGTAATGATTTGTTTCACTTTGCCAGCGTAACTGCGGCCAATCATGCCGTGGCTGCGCATCATCGTACGGCGTTCGTCCATCGACAGCATGTACCAGTTATCGTTCAGCTCACGTTTTTTGTTCATTGGGTAGAAGCAGATATATTGCCGCTGTGGCAGGACCGGTTTGAGACGAGCGATGATTTCCGGGTTCTGCATAGGGTCTTCGCCCTCTTTGCCAAGATAATTGCTCAGTTCCACTACACTGACATAAGAATATGATTTGGTGGTGTATTGGGCAAACATCGTTTTGTTGAACGCGTTCTCAACAGCCTTCAGATCTTCCAGCGTTTCACGCAAGTGCATCATGACAAGGTCAGCCTTCTGTCCCACAACGGTATATACGACAGTGCTTCCTTTGGATGAATCCTCTACTGCTTTCCATTCCTTCCAGAACGCCTGAAGCTCGTCCAGGGCTACGGCGCGTTCCTCATCATCGGCTGCTTTCCAGGCGGCCCAGTTAATCGAGCGGAAGTCATGCAGGGCGTACCAGCCCTCCAATGTTGATGCGGCTTCGTTCATTGAATTGATTCCTCCTGCAGGTTATATTTCCAAATCCCGGTAAGGGACGGTTGAGTACTTTATCGTCTTCATTGTATCCCAACAGGAAGCAGAAGGGCAAATGAAGAGAAGGTGAATATAGGGAAATTTGTCCAGAAAGTTCGTTGCTTCGCCACATTTTTTGCGGTACACTATCTACTATCCGTAGTAAGAGAAACCGATTCAGTGAAAGAAGAGGTGAACGTCACCCGATGCAGTTTATACCTGTGCTGGTATTGATGGTGTTATTTTTCGTTATGATGTTTGGTATCGGTTTCATTCTGAATATGCTGATGAAGACAACCTGGTTTCCTTCCTATCTGTTCATTATTGTCATTCTGCCTGTCGTCGTGTATTCCTTATGGGATCATACGGCATCGCTGATGTCGCATCTGGGTTCTTTCCATATTGTAGACTATATGACGGGCGTAGCTGGACTTGCTGGAGCGGTCATCAGTGGCTGGGCCATTCGCAAACTTCGCCTGGGTGGGTACAAAATGTTTTAATCAGCTACCCAAATGGCAGCAAACGCTGTACTGCATTTTCCATAAAGGTCTTGCCTTTGTCGTAAACGCTTACGAGTGCAAAGGGAAGGCTTTTTGGCATGCATCCCAAAAATGTGCATGATCATTCGGACATGTCTCATATATATGTGTATAACATTTTCTCCATATGTTCACTTGTGTTCTATGGCTGTAGCTTTTATAGTAATCTAGCAACTCTACGAAAACGTGAATGCTGTCGACCTAGGACGAAACGGAGCGAGAACAGGTCCGTTTTTTACCTGTTTTTGAGCATTTGAGGATCGGACATTTATGATAGAATAGATAAACATACTTTTGGGGAGAAGGAGATCAAGCTATGCGCATGAAGAATTTGCACCATTATACTGAACATCATCGCTATTGCGTATACAGGGAGTTTGGACTTAGTGCCCTGGATGACCGCATGCTCACCGGAGCGTATCAGCCAATGGTAGGTGCCTTTGCGATAGGCTTGTATCGATTGCTGTTTCAGCATCTTCCCGGTGAACAGGTCGGTTACTCGCCGCTTGAACAGCAACGGAGGCTGTTCATGACGCTGGGACTTGAGCCCAGCGAGAAAGGGCGCAAGTATTTGGTGGAGCAGGCATCCAAGCTTGAAGCCGTTGGTTTGCTTCAGACT
Above is a window of Paenibacillus sp. E222 DNA encoding:
- the ppk1 gene encoding polyphosphate kinase 1 translates to MHRDVKTGNYVNRDLSWVEFNRRVLQEAQDPTTPLLERMRFLGIVASNLDEFVSVRVAETKEKIKAGFTQKDFTGYTPSGLYRRLIKRTGTMVAEQYKTYRELIRLLAKKGVHFQEYTDLNMTQQRAMDQYFHDIIFPVLTPMAIDSSRPFPLVHNKSVYLSVMLQKEEEQEGEPFLAIVQVPSNLPRVVQVPLRANSKKKTFILIEDLIKHHIHTLFSGYVPLAVQEFRVTRNADLSINEEEAEDLLEAIEKELRRRRRGAPVRLEICKDFRPDALLELQEEFDIQDPVYEIDGPLDLSFLAGFVDSLDGFSHLKYSPVQPVYPLEFLPRESHFELLRKRDVLVHHPYESFEPVTDFIVEASEDPRVMAIKMTLYRVNGDSRLIPALAHAAESGKQVTVVVELKARFDEERNIAWARTLEKAGCHVVYGLVGLKTHAKIILVVRREQSGLRRYVHVGTGNYNESTAKVYTDVGLFTSNPIIGEDASELFNEITGYSGPKALQAFRVAPDGMKDELFALIRREREHAFKGRPSRIIAKINSLSHQDIIDELYLASQAGVQIDLIVRGVCCLRPGVEGLSENIRVISIVDRFLEHSRLFYFENSGNPDVYLSSADWMTRNLKRRIELMCPVFDPELKKMLVDILNLSLMDNVKARELMPGGNYVFVQNEKPPLRSQTEAMGIIPWKPAEWSALT
- the hemQ gene encoding hydrogen peroxide-dependent heme synthase, which gives rise to MNEAASTLEGWYALHDFRSINWAAWKAADDEERAVALDELQAFWKEWKAVEDSSKGSTVVYTVVGQKADLVMMHLRETLEDLKAVENAFNKTMFAQYTTKSYSYVSVVELSNYLGKEGEDPMQNPEIIARLKPVLPQRQYICFYPMNKKRELNDNWYMLSMDERRTMMRSHGMIGRSYAGKVKQIITGSVGFDDWEWGVTLFADDALQFKKLVYEMRFDEVSARYGEFGSFYVGSLLNEATLEDMLKL
- a CDS encoding glycosyl hydrolase 53 family protein, whose protein sequence is MFKNVRGFKTSIALVFVLLFTSIMLPAGQHASAAPSFAKGADISWVPGMEAQGYKWKDKNGVQRDIIDILKNDYQINSVRIRVFVNPSNDYGNGYMNKDRAAALALRAKNAGMSVMLTLHYSDSWADPGQQTKPAAWKNYTFQQLMDAVWNHTREVMMAMQSKGVTPDWVQIGNETSNGMLWEDGKASTNMKNYAWLVNTGHNAVKSISTNTKTIVHLAGGDDNALFVWNIGGLINNGANFDMIAMSLYPSASGWNTAVTNAVNNAKDLINRYGKEIIVSEIGMDNNQAAAGKSFVASMKNQIRNLPNGKGKGVFYWEPQATPGYNGGYGKGAWQSNMMPTAVMEGFID
- a CDS encoding YheC/YheD family protein — protein: MSRQLASKWLKTAALLKYPVAAVHIPQTKAFNSGNLLNMLSHHGMVYIKPVVGGGGYGVIRVSASGGTYRYTHMKITRSFTQFNQMYRSLIRVKARRRYLIQQGIHLATIQGRPVDYRVKVVKTERGWVFRSMVGRLARPGLVVTNLSKGGTMLSGRRALALSLPHISGKHKRREMRSLTLTCTNIMERQFPGVGQLGFDYGLDYSGKIWILEVNTRPQ
- a CDS encoding Ppx/GppA phosphatase family protein; translation: MTHNEILGIIDIGSNSIRLVIYELDQDGAYRIIHEDKYAARLSNVVEQDGTILRHSLDKAITILRQFRATCEAYQTKLIRAAATAAIRNAGNAPEIIGWLEAETGLTIECVSGDQEAYYGFLGVTQSIDLADGYVVDIGGGSTEITVFRNRTRLHSISLPIGAVNSHARYGGEDQWTEANAAALCNEVIQALSGLDWIRQHPGLPLIGLGGTMRTLAKIEQKRTQYSLPVTHHYEIGAEEMENIARSLPHLTSAQRKKVPGLAKDRADIIVPGVLILRTVFRIIQGDRYVVSGAGLRDGLLRDLLAEGKPVVPDALRDSIRNFIHFGPPIPEKRLNRIHHDALTLYTALQGSAPDPADARILYTVSMLHMAGKQINYFRYPQHSAYWIMNASIYGLSHRETILSAIAADYHPKKRTPQLLHKHRDILKDSDERHAHRLGSLLRVTEAINRSESITAIKATKENDSLQMQFICTAEPLLELSGLDDAVKDLQEAWGVTLTHSIQQASKG
- a CDS encoding sporulation histidine kinase inhibitor Sda, giving the protein MAMLSDEMLLDSYHKAIELNLERDFIALLLAEIHKRKLGTDVSAILH
- a CDS encoding NAD(P)/FAD-dependent oxidoreductase; this encodes MTDLLIIGGGPAGLFAAFYGGMRQASVTLVESMPQLGGQLAALYPEKFIYDVAGFPKVTAQELVNNLVEQMSHFNPNIRLEEKVVSVEKLEERHFVVKTDVNEYHAKAVIITAGVGAFEPRRLELEGAAKFEKNNLHYFISDLNAFAGKKVLISGGGDSAVDWALMLEPIAEQVTLIHRRDKFRAHEHSVENLMNSKVNIVTPTEITELHGEDSITKVTLAHVKTKETQEIEVDDVIVNFGFVSSLGPIAEWGIEIDSNSIVVDSRMETSIPGIYAAGDITTYPGKLKLIAVGFGEAPTAVNNAKVYFDPDAKLSPGHSSNMKR
- a CDS encoding NAD(P)/FAD-dependent oxidoreductase, whose protein sequence is MSSIPKIVILGAGYGGILTAQRLQKELNYNEADVTLVNRHDYHYITTHLHMPAAGTDTIEHARVPISKLIDEFKIDLVKSSVKEIRLQDRKIILEDGTLSYDYLIIGLGGEPETFGIPGMLDHAMTIRSINSVRMIREHIEYQFAMYKNDNKRNRIRFVVGGAGFSGVEFVAELADRIPQLCKEFDVNPKNVHIYNVEAAPSALPGFDPELVEHAMNVLKKKGVTFKIGVPIKQCLPDGVIVGEGEKIDAATVVWTGGIRGNALLEQAGLEVMRGRVKVDEFLRAPGHEHVYVIGDNSLVFNNEGRPYPPTAQIAMQQGVNCAKNVVAAIRKKQPQPFVFTSKGTVASLGKGEAIAVVGGKKYKGWKAAQLKKLVDLRYLFIIGGIPLVLKKGRFFG